A DNA window from Bos javanicus breed banteng chromosome 10, ARS-OSU_banteng_1.0, whole genome shotgun sequence contains the following coding sequences:
- the ISM2 gene encoding LOW QUALITY PROTEIN: isthmin-2 (The sequence of the model RefSeq protein was modified relative to this genomic sequence to represent the inferred CDS: deleted 1 base in 1 codon) — protein sequence MSGCVVTSEYVTWSGPKPPASPPAPHPLPAFPRSTWALTSASPDPSSPREEEETPLLSRAHLQAGSRRHRCRVLPESAPLVLDKTPSPGTLKDAPLLLELQKLPGLTNTDLSALNPNIQVRATRAAMTQRIPGEKLGSTAQLRGQASHPDLISSSSIPWRTGVLCGSDKVTLMPHLWSRRSRASPPLSCRPSRGSHSLYRLDVVVQSLSCVRLAYHLPPLWSLALRPPSVAGCVCPSAGEVDPQDELEVDLMAEPNNRWSEGAPCWLPAEELFWPLSWGYSEGEEERPRLKGRASGEEQEEEEEDDPPEYSEGEDQEDSEEHGRDDQEPGFSGAAGGWEQGPLSPRDWAFEEPDRYDYELQEEWSPWSLCSGSCGSGQRRTQPCSYTCIASKSCACDLPPSCHPGADRSLVPLPPPLPSANVDSCEKWLNCKSDFLAKYLSQVLRALPSCPCAYALEAVSSAVSLWEEHQGRSFRWRDAGGPCERLDEYRSTAPSARALCSTPAAQHCCYDVSSRLLTRGKGAGAPDLVSTDVSPELHFKVDTLPWIPCKADCTHYHAVRPANNGRACADNPPEEDYLAQLQEAKEY from the exons ATGTCTGGGTGCGTGGTCACAAGTGAGTATGTGACCTGGTCTGGCCCCAAACCTCCTGCCTccccccctgctccccaccccctcccagcctTTCCCAGGTCCACATGGGCCTTGACCTCAGCCTCCCCAGATCCCAGCTCTcccagagaagaggaggagacccCTCTGCTCTCCAGGGCCCACCTCCAGGCAGGGTCACGTCGACACAGATGTCGGGTGCTCCCTGAATCAGCACCCCTGGTCCTAGATAAGACGCCCTCACCTGGGACCCTGAAGGACGCTCCCTTGCTGCTGGAGCTGCAGAAACTGCCAGGATTGACCAATACAGATTTGAGTGCCCTGAACCCCAACATCCAGGTGAGGGCTACAAGGGCGGCCATGACCCAGCGGATTCCTGGAGAAAAGCTGGGCTCAACAGCTCAGCTCCGAGGTCAGGCATCTCATCCTGatctcatctcatcctcatctATTCCGTGGAGGACGGGAGTCCTGTGTGGGTCAGACAAGGTGACTCTCATGCCCCACCTATGGAGTAGGAGGAGTCGGGCTTCCCCACCTCTTAGCTGCAGACCATCACGTGGCTCTCACAGCCTCTATCGCctagatgttgttgttcagtcgctcagctgtgtccgactc GCCTATCATCTCCCTCCTCTTTGGAGCCTGGCTCTGAGGCCTCCCTCCGTGGCTGGGTGTGTCTGTCCCTCTGCAGGTGAAGTGGATCCCCAGGATGAGCTGGAGGTGGACCTGATGGCTGAGCCCAACAATCGCTGGTCCGAGGGCGCCCCCTGCTGGCTGCCTGCTGAGGAACTCTTCTGGCCTCTCTCCTGGGGCTACTCAGAGGGTGAGGAAGAGAGGCCCCGTCTCAAGGGCAGAGCCTCAGGAgaagagcaggaggaggaagaggaggatgacCCCCCAGAGTACAGTGAGGGTGAGGACCAGGAGGACAGTGAGGAACACGGTAGAGATGATCAGGAGCCGGGCTTCAGTGGGGCCGCAGGAGGCTGGGAGCAGGgcccactgtctcccagagactGGGCCTTTGAGGAGCCTGATCGCTACG ACTATGAGCTTCAGGAGGAGTGGAGCCCCTGGTCTCTCTGCAGTGGGAGCTGTGGCAGTGGCCAGCGGAGGACTCAGCCCTGCAGCTACACCTGCATTGCCTCCAAGTCCTGCGCCTGCGACCTGCCCCCGTCCTG ccacccaggggcTGACCGGTCCCTTGTTCCCCTGCCACCTCCCCTGCCCTCTGCAAATGTGGACAGCTGTGAAAAGTGGCTGAACTGCAAGAGTGACTTCCTGGCCAAGTACCTG AGCCAGGTGCTGCGGGCCCTGCCCAGCTGCCCATGCGCATACGCGTTGGAGGCCGTGTCCAGCGCCGTGAGCCTGTGGGAGGAGCATCAAGGCCGCAGCTTCCGCTGGAGGGATGCCGGCGGCCCGTGCGAGCGCCTGGACGAGTACCGGTCCACAGCCCCTTCTGCCCGCGCTCTCTGCAGCACGCCGGCAGCCCAGCACTGCTGCTACGACGTGAGCAGCCGGCTGCTGACCCGGGGCAAGGGTGCCGGCGCGCCCGACTTGGTCAGCACCGACGTCTCGCCCGAGCTTCACTTCAAGGTGGACACGCTGCCCTGGATCCCGTGTAAGGCGGACTGCACCCACTACCACGCGGTGCGGCCAGCCAACAATGGCCGAGCCTGCGCGGACAACCCTCCCGAGGAGGACTACCTGGCCCAGTTGCAGGAAGCCAAGGAGTACTAA
- the AHSA1 gene encoding activator of 90 kDa heat shock protein ATPase homolog 1, with product MAKWGEGDPRWIVEERADATNVNNWHWTERDASNWSTDKLKTLFLAVRVQNEEGKCEVTEVSKLDGEASINNRKGKLIFFYEWSVKLNWTGTSKSGVQYKGHVEIPNLSDENSVDEVEISVSLAKDEPDTNLVALMKEEGVKLLREAVGIYISTLKTEFTQGMILPTMNGESVDPAGPPALKTEERKAKSAPSKTQARPVGVKIPTCKITLRESFLTSPEELYRVFTTQELVQAFTHAPAMLEADKGGKFHLVDGNVSGEFTDLVPEKYIAMKWRFKSWPEGHFAIITLTFIDKNGETELCMEGRGIPAPEEERTRQGWQRYYFEGIKQTFGYGARLF from the exons ATGGCCAAGTGGGGTGAGGGCGACCCACGCTGGATCGTGGAGGAGCGGGCGGACGCCACCAACGTCAACAACTGGCATTG gaCAGAGAGGGATGCTTCAAACTGGTCCACAGATAAGCTGAAAACACTGTTCCTGGCTGTACGTGTACAAAATGAGGAAGGCAAGTGCGAGGTGACAGAAGTGAGTAAGCTTGATGGAGAGGCATCCATTAACAATCGCAAAGGCAAACTTATCTTCTTTTATGAGTGGAGCGTCAAACTAAACTGGACAG GTACCTCTAAGTCTGGAGTGCAGTACAAGGGCCATGTGGAGATCCCCAATTTGTCTGATGAAAATAGCGTGGATGAAGTGGAG ATTAGTGTGAGCCTTGCCAAAGATGAGCCTGACACAAATCTCGTGGCCTTAATGAAGGAAGAAGGGGTGAAACTTCTAAGAGAAGCAGTGGGAATTTACATCAGCACCCTCAAAACAG AATTTACGCAGGGTATGATCTTGCCTACAATGAATGGAGAGTCAGTAGACCCAGCCGGGCCGCCAGCACTGAAAACTGAGGAGCGCAAG GCTAAGTCTGCTCCTTCAAAAACCCAGGCCAGACCCGTTGGTGTCAAAATCCCCACTTGTAAGATCACCCTTAGAGAAAGCTTCCTGACATCACCAGAGGAGCTCTATAGAGTTTTTACCACCCAAGAG CTCGTTCAGGCCTTCACCCACGCTCCTGCTATGTTGGAAGCAGACAAAGGTGGCAAGTTTCACTTGGTAGACGGCAATGTCTCTGGAGAATTCACTGATCTG GTCCCTGAGAAATACATTGCGATGAAGTGGAGGTTTAAATCTTGGCCAGAAG GGCACTTTGCCATCATCACCTTGACCTTCATCGATAAGAACGGAGAAACTGAGCTGTGCATGGAAGGCCGAGGCATCCCCGCCCCAGAGGAGGAGAGGACGAGGCAGGGCTGGCAGCGGTACTACTTTGAGGGCATCAAACAGACCTTTGGCTATGGTGCGCGCTTATTTTAG